From Halomicrobium salinisoli, the proteins below share one genomic window:
- a CDS encoding ArsR/SmtB family transcription factor: MSGDSDLAGLLDVLSDEYARSILAATSVRPMSAKQIAEECDMSGPTVYRRVERLREHDLVEEQTRVRVGGNDYNTYAATLSEFSLQLDEGSFEATLEAAPPPEFPGQHEDDAADRFTKMWEHL; the protein is encoded by the coding sequence GTGAGTGGGGACTCGGACCTGGCTGGGCTCCTCGACGTGCTCAGCGACGAGTACGCGCGCTCCATCCTCGCGGCGACGAGCGTGCGACCCATGTCGGCGAAGCAGATCGCCGAGGAGTGCGACATGTCCGGGCCGACGGTGTACCGCCGGGTCGAGCGGCTCCGGGAGCACGACCTCGTCGAGGAACAGACCCGCGTCAGGGTCGGCGGCAACGACTACAACACCTACGCGGCGACCCTGTCGGAGTTCTCGTTGCAGCTCGACGAGGGCTCGTTCGAGGCGACGCTCGAGGCGGCGCCCCCGCCCGAGTTCCCCGGACAGCACGAAGACGACGCGGCCGACCGGTTCACAAAAATGTGGGAGCACCTCTGA
- a CDS encoding LolA family protein — protein sequence MARRYVTTERIVLAVVTLVVASGLAGTAWLVAADGNAPARPAIDADVADRYDSIDGLAATRTTVIERNGTDASETTYAVRLRPDTGERRLDLRSGPRRYDRRVSNGSVRWLYDADEGAAIVIPDGGVPEQAVRGERIERLFARLNATDSGDGARPPVEPLPVVPESGAGGSAPARTDLGVDYAGTEAVDGRTAHVLRITSRPGVDADYEQTLWIDAERFFPLRQRTAWTDDGERTAVTTTYADVRFDPGLTDEAFEPAVPENATVRHLETPETRTFRRVGDLRAATDVAVPEPDVPPSYALTYATATEGRIHGVSLRYANDTSWIGVSKYNYTYRNRDDGERVRVGDRNGTLVRGTTHSLSWQCDSYRYTVRGRGVPASLLVDVGRSVGCPADS from the coding sequence ATGGCACGTCGGTACGTCACAACCGAACGAATCGTTCTCGCGGTCGTCACGCTGGTCGTCGCGAGCGGGCTCGCCGGAACCGCCTGGCTCGTCGCCGCCGACGGGAACGCGCCGGCCCGCCCCGCTATCGACGCCGACGTGGCCGACCGGTACGACTCGATCGACGGCCTCGCCGCGACCCGGACGACGGTCATCGAGCGCAACGGCACGGATGCCAGCGAGACGACATACGCCGTGCGATTGCGGCCCGACACGGGCGAGCGCCGCCTGGACCTCCGGTCGGGCCCGCGCCGGTACGACCGGCGCGTCTCCAACGGCTCGGTCCGCTGGCTGTACGACGCCGACGAGGGCGCCGCGATCGTGATCCCCGACGGCGGCGTCCCGGAGCAGGCCGTCCGCGGCGAGCGGATCGAGCGGCTGTTCGCCCGCCTGAACGCGACGGACTCCGGCGACGGCGCCCGCCCGCCGGTCGAACCGCTGCCGGTCGTCCCCGAGTCCGGCGCCGGCGGATCGGCGCCCGCCCGGACCGACCTGGGCGTCGACTACGCGGGCACCGAGGCCGTCGACGGCCGGACGGCCCACGTCCTCCGGATCACGTCGCGGCCGGGCGTCGACGCCGACTACGAGCAGACGCTGTGGATCGACGCCGAGCGGTTCTTCCCGCTGCGCCAGCGCACGGCGTGGACCGACGACGGCGAGCGGACGGCGGTGACGACGACCTACGCGGACGTCCGCTTCGATCCGGGACTGACGGACGAGGCGTTCGAGCCCGCCGTCCCCGAGAACGCGACCGTCCGGCACCTGGAGACGCCCGAGACGCGGACCTTCCGGCGCGTCGGCGACCTCCGGGCGGCGACGGACGTCGCGGTACCCGAACCGGACGTGCCGCCGTCGTACGCGCTGACCTACGCGACGGCGACCGAGGGGCGGATCCACGGCGTCAGCCTCCGGTACGCGAACGACACGTCCTGGATCGGCGTCTCGAAGTACAACTACACCTACCGGAATCGGGACGACGGTGAGCGCGTGCGGGTCGGCGACCGGAACGGGACGCTCGTCCGCGGGACGACTCACTCGCTGTCCTGGCAGTGCGACTCGTACCGCTACACCGTCCGCGGACGAGGCGTCCCGGCGTCGCTGCTCGTCGACGTCGGCCGGTCGGTCGGCTGTCCGGCCGACAGTTAG
- a CDS encoding aminomethyltransferase family protein: MTVIEGVHEDHGAAFREVAGRRVVDHYGKPERVHRAVRTVVGVIEMGYGVVTVTGEDRVDFVDDAVSNRVPTTDGEGVYALLLDPDGAVETDMYVYNAGERLLLFVPPDRADPLVEDWRDKTFVQDVAINDATDEFAVFGVHGPQATEKIASVLNHAPSPDESLSFVRGTMVDAGVTVIRGDGLVGEEGFEVVCAADVADEVFDTLENRGLNAAPFGYRTWEALTLEAGTPLFDTEIEGRLPNAVGLRNAVDFEKGCFVGQEVVARIENRGRPPERLVGLACERVPEAGAAVLDGDAAVGEVTRAVESPTLGEPVALAAVDYDAPTDLRVRVDGDEVAAERTALPFVEGSDDSARRPRYPGDAA; this comes from the coding sequence ATGACTGTCATCGAGGGCGTCCACGAGGACCACGGCGCGGCCTTCCGAGAGGTCGCGGGCCGGCGCGTGGTCGACCACTACGGCAAGCCCGAACGCGTCCACCGCGCGGTGCGCACCGTCGTCGGCGTGATCGAGATGGGGTACGGCGTCGTCACCGTCACCGGCGAGGACCGCGTCGACTTCGTCGACGACGCCGTCTCGAACCGCGTCCCGACGACCGACGGCGAGGGCGTCTACGCGCTGCTGCTGGACCCCGACGGCGCCGTCGAGACAGACATGTACGTCTACAACGCCGGCGAGCGCTTGCTCCTGTTCGTCCCGCCGGACCGCGCCGACCCGCTCGTCGAGGACTGGCGCGACAAGACGTTCGTCCAGGACGTCGCGATCAACGACGCCACCGACGAGTTCGCCGTCTTCGGCGTCCACGGCCCGCAGGCCACCGAGAAGATCGCGAGCGTCCTCAACCACGCGCCCTCCCCCGACGAGTCGCTCTCCTTCGTCCGCGGGACGATGGTCGACGCCGGCGTCACGGTGATCCGCGGCGACGGGCTCGTCGGCGAGGAGGGCTTCGAGGTGGTCTGCGCCGCCGACGTCGCCGACGAGGTGTTCGACACGCTGGAGAACCGTGGGCTCAACGCCGCCCCCTTCGGCTACCGGACCTGGGAGGCGCTGACCCTGGAGGCGGGGACGCCCCTGTTCGACACCGAGATCGAGGGCCGGCTCCCCAACGCCGTCGGCCTGCGCAACGCGGTGGACTTCGAGAAGGGCTGTTTCGTCGGCCAGGAAGTGGTCGCCCGCATCGAGAACCGCGGCCGACCGCCCGAGCGGCTAGTCGGCCTCGCCTGCGAGCGCGTGCCCGAGGCCGGCGCGGCCGTCCTCGACGGCGACGCCGCCGTCGGCGAGGTCACCCGCGCCGTCGAGAGCCCGACGCTGGGCGAGCCCGTCGCGCTGGCCGCCGTCGACTACGACGCCCCGACGGACCTGCGCGTCCGCGTCGACGGCGACGAAGTGGCGGCCGAGCGGACCGCGCTCCCCTTCGTCGAGGGGTCCGACGACTCCGCGCGCCGGCCGCGGTACCCCGGCGACGCGGCGTGA
- the uvrA gene encoding excinuclease ABC subunit UvrA: protein MSKDVIEVRGAEEHNLKDVDVEIPREELTVVTGLSGSGKSSLAFETVYAEGQRRYIESLSAYARNFLGQMDKPQVENVEGLSPAISIDQKNAANNPRSTVGTVTELHDYLRLLYARVGTPHCPECGREVGEQSAQNMVSRILDLPEGTRAKICAPVVRDQKGAFEDLFDDLVSEGYARVEVDGEEYDLTLDRPDLDENYDHTVDVVVDRVKVSEEARSRITDSVETALEEGDGIIKVILPDPPEDAELGGSTARSTGDLAGEGESEDHSDDDRLVVEFSEDLACTHCGIDISEIETRSFSFNSPHGACPECEGLGETKEVSEDLVVEDPSKPLKHVFEPWSYDRTYYSRQLDNVAEHFGVSLDTPFEELDESIRRQFLYGTDDLVHFQWTTKNGTREKTERFEGVIPNLERRHVETDSDRAREHIEEFMATTTCPACEGTRLKAESRAVLVDGTSITEVNRMSIGDALDHFEDMEANLDERDTKIAEEILKEIRARLGFMVEVGLDYLTLDREAATLSGGESQRIRLATQIGSGLVGVLYVLDEPSIGLHQRDNDRLLNTLAELRDLGNTLLVVEHDTETMRRADNVIDMGPGPGKRGGQVVVNGSVEDVKACADSVTGDYLAGERAIPVPEERRDSDGSLTIRGARQHNLKDLDVELPLGAFTAITGVSGSGKSTLMHDVLYKGIVRRMNDTDVNPGEHDDIEGLDEVETVRLIDQSPIGRTPRSNPATYTNVFDHIRELFSETSLAKQRGYDQGRFSFNVKGGRCEACGGQGTVTIDMNFLSDVQVPCEECGGARYNDETLDVTYKDATIADVLDMTVEEAYDFFEGHTGIRRRLKLLKDVGLDYMRLGQPSTTLSGGEAQRIKLAEELGKKDSGDALYLLDEPTTGLHPEDERKLIDVLHRLTDDGNTVVVIEHELDLVKNADHIVDLGPEGGENGGELVAEGTPEEVARTEDSHTGRYLRDLLPDVDLDGPRSDRVVAADANGDVAAGTGDD from the coding sequence ATGAGTAAGGACGTCATCGAGGTCCGAGGGGCCGAAGAGCACAACCTCAAGGACGTCGACGTCGAGATCCCCCGCGAGGAGCTGACGGTCGTCACGGGGCTGTCGGGGTCGGGCAAGTCGTCGCTCGCCTTCGAGACCGTCTACGCCGAGGGGCAGCGCCGGTACATCGAGTCGCTGTCCGCCTACGCCCGGAACTTCCTGGGCCAGATGGACAAGCCGCAGGTCGAGAACGTCGAGGGGCTGTCGCCGGCCATCTCCATCGACCAGAAGAACGCCGCGAACAACCCCCGCTCGACCGTCGGGACGGTCACGGAACTGCACGACTACCTCCGCCTGCTGTACGCCCGCGTCGGGACGCCGCACTGTCCGGAGTGCGGCCGCGAGGTGGGCGAGCAGAGCGCCCAGAACATGGTCAGCCGGATCCTCGACCTGCCCGAGGGGACCCGGGCCAAGATCTGTGCGCCGGTGGTCCGCGACCAGAAGGGCGCCTTCGAGGACCTGTTCGACGACCTCGTGAGCGAGGGGTACGCCCGCGTCGAGGTCGACGGCGAGGAGTACGACCTGACGCTCGACCGACCCGACCTCGACGAGAACTACGACCACACCGTCGACGTGGTCGTCGACCGCGTGAAGGTCAGCGAAGAGGCCCGATCCAGAATCACGGACTCCGTCGAGACCGCCCTGGAGGAGGGCGACGGGATCATCAAGGTCATCCTCCCGGACCCGCCCGAGGACGCCGAACTGGGCGGATCGACCGCCCGGTCCACCGGCGACCTCGCCGGCGAGGGCGAGAGCGAGGACCACAGCGACGACGACCGGCTGGTCGTCGAGTTCTCGGAGGACCTGGCCTGCACCCACTGCGGCATCGACATCTCCGAGATCGAGACCCGCTCGTTCTCGTTCAACAGCCCCCACGGCGCCTGTCCGGAGTGTGAGGGCCTGGGCGAGACCAAGGAGGTCAGCGAGGACCTCGTGGTCGAGGACCCCTCGAAGCCGCTGAAGCACGTCTTCGAGCCCTGGAGCTACGACCGGACCTACTACTCCCGCCAGCTGGACAACGTCGCCGAGCACTTCGGCGTCTCCCTCGATACCCCGTTCGAGGAACTGGACGAGTCGATCCGGCGGCAGTTCCTCTACGGCACGGACGACCTCGTCCACTTCCAGTGGACGACCAAGAACGGCACCCGCGAGAAGACCGAGCGCTTCGAGGGCGTCATTCCCAATCTGGAGCGCCGGCACGTCGAGACCGACAGCGACCGCGCCCGCGAGCACATCGAGGAGTTCATGGCCACCACGACGTGCCCGGCCTGCGAGGGCACCCGCCTGAAGGCCGAGTCCCGCGCCGTGCTCGTCGACGGCACCTCCATTACGGAGGTCAACCGGATGTCTATCGGCGACGCGCTGGACCACTTCGAGGACATGGAGGCGAACTTAGACGAGCGCGACACCAAGATCGCCGAGGAGATCCTCAAGGAGATCCGCGCCCGCCTCGGCTTCATGGTCGAGGTCGGTCTCGACTACCTCACGCTGGACCGGGAGGCCGCGACGCTGTCCGGCGGCGAGAGCCAGCGCATCCGCCTGGCCACACAGATCGGCTCCGGCCTCGTCGGGGTGCTGTACGTGCTGGACGAGCCCTCCATCGGGCTCCACCAGCGGGACAACGACCGCCTGCTGAACACCCTGGCTGAGCTGCGCGACCTCGGCAACACGCTGCTCGTCGTCGAGCACGACACCGAGACCATGCGCCGCGCGGACAACGTCATCGACATGGGGCCCGGCCCCGGCAAGCGCGGCGGGCAGGTCGTCGTCAACGGCAGCGTCGAGGACGTCAAGGCCTGTGCGGACAGCGTCACCGGCGACTACCTCGCCGGCGAGCGCGCGATCCCGGTCCCCGAGGAGCGCCGCGATTCCGACGGCTCCCTCACCATCAGGGGCGCCCGCCAGCACAACCTCAAGGACCTCGACGTGGAACTGCCGCTGGGCGCGTTCACCGCCATCACCGGCGTCTCCGGCTCGGGCAAGTCCACGCTGATGCACGACGTCCTCTACAAGGGCATCGTGCGCCGGATGAACGACACCGACGTCAACCCCGGCGAGCACGACGACATCGAGGGCCTCGACGAGGTGGAGACGGTCCGCCTGATCGACCAGTCGCCCATCGGCCGGACGCCCCGGTCGAACCCGGCGACCTACACCAACGTCTTCGACCACATCAGGGAGCTGTTCTCGGAGACCAGCCTCGCCAAGCAGCGCGGCTACGACCAGGGCCGCTTCTCGTTCAACGTCAAGGGCGGCCGCTGCGAGGCCTGCGGCGGCCAGGGCACCGTCACCATCGACATGAACTTCCTCTCGGACGTGCAGGTCCCCTGCGAGGAATGTGGCGGCGCCCGCTACAACGACGAGACGCTGGACGTCACCTACAAGGACGCCACCATCGCGGACGTCCTCGACATGACCGTCGAGGAGGCCTACGACTTCTTCGAGGGCCACACCGGCATCCGCCGCCGGCTGAAGCTCCTGAAGGACGTCGGCCTCGACTACATGCGGCTGGGCCAGCCCTCCACGACGCTGTCGGGCGGCGAGGCCCAGCGCATCAAGCTCGCCGAGGAACTGGGCAAGAAGGACTCCGGCGACGCCCTCTACCTGCTGGACGAGCCCACCACCGGGCTCCACCCCGAGGACGAGCGCAAGCTCATCGACGTCCTCCACCGGCTGACCGACGACGGCAACACCGTGGTCGTCATCGAGCACGAACTGGACCTGGTGAAGAACGCCGACCACATCGTCGACCTCGGCCCCGAGGGCGGCGAGAACGGCGGCGAACTCGTCGCTGAAGGCACGCCCGAAGAGGTCGCCCGGACCGAGGACTCCCACACCGGTCGCTATCTGCGGGACCTGCTGCCCGACGTGGACCTCGACGGGCCGCGCTCGGACCGGGTCGTCGCGGCCGACGCGAACGGCGACGTCGCGGCCGGTACCGGCGACGACTGA
- a CDS encoding WD40/YVTN/BNR-like repeat-containing protein, producing MPTLYAALDDRVLVVGNAVDDALVGHDLECVAAHPDAPDRAFAGTVDAGLRRTTDGGETWDAALAVDGRVTAVTVDPHDPDVVWAGTEPSAVYRSTDGGETWAERPGLTDLDSAERWSFPPRPHTHHVRWIEVDPRDPDRIYVAIEAGALVRTEDAGATWIDHPAGARRDNHTLATHPDAPGRVYAAAGDGYAESTDGGDAWTHPQGGLDHRYVWGLAVGDDPDDVVVSSANGPRAAHDPEGTAYVYRRTGDDEWAVEMDGLPGPEGAARPVLAYRDRFYALSNHGVYASEEGFAWEPLDLPWTSAYREQVPRGLAVVG from the coding sequence ATGCCGACTCTCTACGCAGCGCTCGACGACCGCGTTCTCGTGGTCGGGAACGCCGTCGACGACGCCCTCGTCGGGCACGACCTCGAGTGCGTCGCGGCCCATCCCGACGCGCCCGACCGGGCCTTCGCGGGGACCGTCGACGCCGGCCTCCGGCGGACGACCGACGGCGGCGAGACCTGGGACGCCGCGCTGGCGGTCGACGGTCGCGTCACCGCCGTGACGGTGGATCCGCACGATCCGGACGTCGTCTGGGCGGGCACGGAGCCCTCCGCCGTCTACCGGTCGACGGACGGCGGTGAGACCTGGGCGGAACGACCCGGCCTGACCGACCTCGACAGCGCGGAGCGGTGGTCGTTCCCGCCGCGGCCCCACACGCACCACGTCCGCTGGATCGAGGTCGACCCCCGCGACCCGGACCGCATCTACGTCGCCATCGAGGCGGGCGCGCTCGTGCGGACCGAGGACGCCGGGGCCACCTGGATCGACCACCCCGCGGGCGCGCGCAGGGACAACCACACCCTCGCGACGCACCCCGACGCCCCGGGACGAGTGTACGCCGCGGCGGGCGACGGCTACGCCGAGTCGACCGACGGCGGCGACGCCTGGACCCACCCGCAGGGCGGCCTCGATCACCGCTACGTCTGGGGACTGGCCGTCGGCGACGACCCGGACGACGTCGTCGTCTCCTCGGCCAACGGCCCGCGCGCCGCTCACGACCCCGAGGGGACCGCCTACGTCTACCGCCGGACGGGGGACGACGAGTGGGCGGTCGAGATGGACGGCCTGCCGGGACCGGAGGGCGCTGCTCGACCCGTCCTCGCCTACCGGGACCGGTTCTACGCGCTGAGCAACCACGGCGTCTACGCCAGCGAGGAAGGGTTCGCCTGGGAGCCGCTGGACCTGCCCTGGACGAGCGCGTACCGCGAGCAGGTGCCCCGCGGGCTGGCGGTCGTCGGGTAG
- a CDS encoding group I truncated hemoglobin, giving the protein MADDATLYERIGGRETVDALVETFYDRVLADESLEPYFEDADPAELEAHQKQFITYAAGGADEWNGRSMAEAHEHLDVTDAAFDRVTEHLDESLRTHDVAEADREELLDAVAALRNEVVTA; this is encoded by the coding sequence ATGGCTGACGACGCGACTCTCTACGAGCGGATCGGGGGACGGGAGACGGTCGACGCCCTGGTCGAGACGTTCTACGACCGCGTGCTCGCCGACGAGTCGCTCGAGCCGTACTTCGAGGACGCCGACCCGGCGGAACTGGAAGCCCACCAGAAGCAGTTCATCACCTACGCCGCCGGGGGCGCCGACGAGTGGAACGGGCGGAGCATGGCCGAGGCCCACGAGCACCTGGACGTCACCGACGCGGCGTTCGACCGCGTGACCGAGCACCTCGACGAGAGCCTGCGGACCCACGACGTGGCCGAGGCGGACCGCGAGGAACTGCTCGACGCGGTCGCGGCCCTCCGGAACGAGGTCGTGACCGCCTGA
- a CDS encoding geranylgeranyl reductase family protein yields the protein MHDFVVVGCGPAGSRFARRASEAGYDVLAFEQGTVGEPLACSGHVSTDVWEYAPDGARADLLQNEVSGARFHLGDADSRAHRFHKDEVISNVIDRVGLDRALAAAARDAGADLREDHTVLDVAEHRDHVTVEVRGPDGTETHRARMVAGCDGPKSRVRRALDLPEPDELLHGVLGFTDERDAGDFVDVHLTVPRFFAWRIPRGEAGVEYGLAMPPGHDVRARFEDFTDGYGVETDRRCSGLIPIGPPKRVTGRRSFLVGDAAAQTKPFTGGGILYGMTAADHAAREIDPTDPATLGDYERAWRDDLREEIRLGHLVRAGYSFPEPIQRAGMRAFEGEIGVHMDRPTTLFSREQLRALVPSLR from the coding sequence ATGCACGACTTCGTCGTGGTGGGATGCGGGCCCGCCGGCTCGCGGTTCGCCCGCCGGGCCAGCGAGGCCGGTTACGACGTCCTCGCCTTCGAGCAGGGGACCGTCGGCGAGCCGCTGGCCTGCTCCGGCCACGTCAGCACCGACGTCTGGGAGTACGCGCCCGACGGCGCCCGCGCCGACCTCCTCCAGAACGAGGTGTCCGGCGCCCGCTTTCACCTCGGCGACGCCGACAGCCGCGCCCACCGCTTCCACAAGGACGAGGTGATCTCGAACGTCATCGACCGCGTCGGCCTGGACCGGGCGCTGGCGGCGGCGGCCCGCGACGCCGGCGCCGACCTCCGCGAGGACCACACCGTCCTCGACGTGGCCGAACACCGGGACCACGTGACCGTCGAGGTGCGCGGCCCGGACGGCACGGAGACCCACCGGGCGCGTATGGTCGCGGGCTGCGACGGCCCGAAGTCCCGCGTCCGGCGCGCACTCGACCTCCCGGAGCCCGACGAACTGCTCCACGGCGTGCTGGGCTTCACCGACGAGCGCGACGCCGGCGACTTCGTCGACGTCCACCTCACCGTCCCGCGCTTCTTCGCCTGGCGCATCCCCCGCGGCGAGGCCGGCGTCGAGTACGGCCTCGCGATGCCGCCCGGCCACGACGTCCGCGCCCGCTTCGAGGACTTCACCGACGGCTACGGCGTCGAGACCGACCGCCGCTGCTCGGGGCTGATCCCCATCGGCCCGCCGAAGCGCGTGACGGGCCGGCGGTCGTTCCTCGTCGGCGACGCCGCCGCCCAGACCAAGCCGTTCACCGGCGGCGGCATCCTCTACGGCATGACCGCGGCCGACCACGCCGCCCGCGAGATCGATCCGACCGATCCGGCCACGCTGGGCGACTACGAGCGCGCCTGGCGCGACGACCTCCGCGAGGAGATCCGGCTGGGACACCTCGTCCGGGCGGGCTACTCGTTCCCGGAACCGATCCAGCGGGCCGGCATGCGCGCCTTCGAGGGCGAGATCGGCGTCCACATGGACCGACCGACGACGCTGTTCTCCCGGGAGCAGCTGCGCGCGCTCGTCCCGTCGCTCCGGTGA
- a CDS encoding LVIVD repeat-containing protein has product MNRRSFLRSLGAGAALTGAGAAGAHPTVTDPATPPEESAPDPLGTLEIEAAREAVVAGDGTVYVAANDGFLAVDAADPAEPTVLAERRGIPRDSDAGQMRDVYDLSVAGDRLLVVGPANPGHDGFHGALLYDVSDPTAPERVAAHETGHPIHNASLVDGLAYLAGTATEGNPLVILDAESGDEVGRWSLLDRDDAWREVAVPLRVLHDVTVRGDRAYLAHWDAGTWILDVSDPEAPEVVSRVRGRDPETLADLDVDEATRLPGNDHRAAVGPDGDLLAINAEAWAVDEDDGRGPGGIEFYDVSDPGEPVRLSGIPAPPTPDPTRGGVWTTSHNFELTDERCYASWYQGGVSVHDVREPTNPAELYHWRDAGRARFWTAQRLSAGEAFLGSSMGVPGEDGAPGGLFTFPDPDAPGDSRESAAAPSTDGGPSGAMGQSTGGESTDGTGEARTLGLLGLGAAAVGAWTRLR; this is encoded by the coding sequence GTGAACCGCCGGTCGTTCCTCCGCTCGCTCGGCGCCGGAGCCGCACTGACTGGCGCCGGCGCCGCGGGCGCGCACCCGACCGTCACCGACCCAGCGACGCCGCCGGAGGAGAGCGCCCCCGATCCCCTCGGCACGCTCGAGATCGAGGCCGCTCGCGAGGCCGTCGTCGCCGGCGACGGCACGGTCTACGTGGCCGCGAACGACGGCTTCCTCGCCGTCGACGCCGCCGACCCCGCCGAGCCGACGGTCCTCGCGGAACGGCGCGGGATCCCCCGCGACAGCGACGCCGGCCAGATGCGAGACGTCTACGACCTGAGCGTCGCGGGCGACCGCCTGCTCGTCGTCGGCCCGGCCAACCCCGGCCACGACGGCTTCCACGGCGCGCTCCTGTACGACGTCTCGGACCCGACCGCCCCCGAGCGCGTCGCCGCCCACGAGACCGGCCACCCGATCCACAACGCCTCGCTGGTCGACGGGCTGGCCTACCTCGCCGGCACCGCCACCGAGGGCAACCCGCTCGTGATCCTCGACGCCGAGAGCGGCGACGAGGTCGGGCGCTGGTCGCTGTTGGACCGCGACGACGCCTGGCGCGAGGTCGCCGTCCCGCTGCGGGTGCTCCACGACGTCACCGTCCGCGGCGACCGGGCCTACCTCGCCCACTGGGACGCCGGCACCTGGATCCTCGACGTCTCCGACCCGGAAGCCCCCGAGGTCGTCTCCCGCGTCCGCGGTCGGGACCCGGAGACGCTGGCCGACCTCGACGTCGACGAGGCGACGCGGCTGCCGGGCAACGACCACCGCGCCGCGGTCGGCCCCGACGGGGACCTGCTGGCGATCAACGCCGAGGCCTGGGCGGTCGACGAGGACGACGGCCGCGGCCCGGGCGGCATCGAGTTCTACGACGTGAGCGACCCGGGAGAGCCCGTGCGGCTGTCCGGAATCCCAGCGCCACCGACGCCCGACCCGACCCGCGGCGGCGTCTGGACGACCTCGCACAACTTCGAGCTGACCGACGAGCGCTGCTACGCCTCGTGGTACCAGGGCGGCGTGTCCGTCCACGACGTGCGCGAGCCGACGAACCCGGCGGAGCTGTACCACTGGCGCGACGCCGGCCGGGCGCGGTTCTGGACCGCCCAGCGGCTGTCCGCCGGCGAGGCCTTCCTCGGGTCGAGCATGGGCGTCCCCGGCGAGGACGGCGCCCCTGGGGGGCTGTTCACGTTCCCCGACCCCGACGCCCCGGGCGACTCCCGGGAGAGCGCCGCTGCGCCGTCGACCGACGGCGGACCGTCGGGCGCGATGGGCCAGTCGACCGGCGGGGAATCGACCGACGGGACGGGTGAGGCCCGCACGCTCGGTCTGCTCGGTCTCGGCGCCGCGGCGGTCGGTGCGTGGACGCGGCTCCGGTGA
- a CDS encoding DUF7521 family protein has product MAAWTLVQWLIATLAFGSTVVGGYVGYQAYRGFRRHHSRTMQYLSVGLISLTAVSFAVAFLGSVLLRRGYLPASYQQPLTLATRTFQFVGVTLIAYSLHRRG; this is encoded by the coding sequence ATGGCCGCCTGGACCCTCGTACAGTGGCTGATCGCGACGCTCGCTTTCGGCTCGACAGTGGTCGGTGGGTACGTCGGCTACCAGGCCTACCGCGGCTTCCGGCGCCACCACAGCCGGACGATGCAGTACCTCTCGGTCGGTCTCATCTCGCTGACCGCCGTCTCCTTCGCCGTCGCCTTCCTCGGCTCCGTCCTGCTGCGGCGGGGCTACCTCCCAGCGTCGTACCAGCAGCCGCTGACGCTCGCGACCAGAACCTTCCAGTTCGTGGGCGTGACGCTGATCGCCTACTCGCTGCACAGGCGCGGCTGA
- a CDS encoding SDR family NAD(P)-dependent oxidoreductase — translation MLTPDLSGRTALVTGSAKGLGRELLLAIAERGADVAVHYNSSEEAAAEVAERARDAGATATTVQGDVTDPDAVDDLFDAVETDLGSVDVLVNNVGAFAPERWDEMDFETWNAVWETNLNGTYLCSKRALPGLREGEYGRIVNIGYASAEQGLVSPKNFPYFAAKKAVLMFTRMLAADTQDDGVTVNAVSPYVIENSDEFPDELPRGRPAAFEDLIQATMFFLDPGSEYVSGENVEVDGGWLPEKV, via the coding sequence ATGCTCACGCCGGACCTCAGCGGACGTACGGCGCTCGTGACGGGCAGCGCGAAAGGCCTCGGGCGGGAACTGCTGCTCGCGATCGCGGAGCGCGGCGCCGACGTCGCCGTCCACTACAACTCCAGCGAGGAGGCCGCCGCGGAGGTGGCCGAGCGGGCCCGCGACGCGGGGGCGACGGCCACGACGGTGCAGGGCGACGTGACCGATCCCGACGCGGTCGACGACCTGTTCGACGCCGTCGAGACCGACCTGGGGAGCGTCGACGTGCTGGTCAACAACGTCGGCGCGTTCGCGCCCGAGCGCTGGGACGAGATGGACTTCGAGACGTGGAACGCCGTCTGGGAGACGAACCTCAACGGGACCTACCTCTGCTCGAAGCGGGCGCTACCGGGGCTGCGCGAGGGCGAGTACGGCCGGATCGTCAATATCGGCTACGCCTCGGCCGAGCAGGGCCTGGTCAGCCCGAAGAACTTCCCGTACTTCGCGGCCAAGAAGGCCGTGCTGATGTTCACGCGGATGCTCGCCGCGGACACCCAGGACGACGGCGTCACCGTCAACGCCGTCTCGCCGTACGTGATCGAGAACTCGGACGAGTTCCCCGACGAACTGCCCCGCGGCCGGCCCGCCGCCTTCGAGGACCTGATCCAGGCGACCATGTTCTTCCTCGATCCGGGCTCGGAGTACGTCTCCGGCGAGAACGTCGAGGTCGACGGCGGCTGGCTGCCCGAGAAGGTGTAG